One genomic segment of Longimicrobium sp. includes these proteins:
- the rpsC gene encoding 30S ribosomal protein S3, with product MGQKTHPRGFRLGIVAPWRSKWYAERNFPTLLMEDEKIRKYLNQRLGHASISEIDIERKPGKTIVTVHTARPGVVIGKGGAEVDKLRDELARLSPGNEVAINVEEVKRPEVEAQLVADSIAHQLVQRVSFRRAMKRAVQNAMRAGAEGIKVQVAGRLNGAEIARTEGYKEGRIPLQTLRADIDYAQSTARTTYGTIGVKVWVFKGEVVENRRGRTYSTDA from the coding sequence ATGGGACAGAAGACGCATCCGAGGGGCTTCCGCCTGGGGATCGTGGCGCCGTGGCGGAGCAAGTGGTACGCCGAGCGGAACTTTCCCACCCTCCTGATGGAGGACGAGAAGATCCGCAAGTACCTGAACCAGCGCCTGGGCCACGCCTCGATCAGCGAGATCGACATCGAGCGCAAGCCCGGCAAGACCATCGTGACCGTGCACACCGCCCGTCCGGGCGTGGTGATCGGCAAGGGCGGCGCCGAGGTGGACAAGCTCCGCGACGAGCTGGCCCGCCTCAGCCCCGGCAACGAGGTCGCCATCAACGTGGAAGAGGTCAAGCGCCCCGAGGTCGAGGCGCAGCTGGTGGCCGACTCCATCGCGCACCAGCTGGTGCAGCGCGTGAGCTTCCGCCGCGCCATGAAGCGCGCGGTGCAGAACGCCATGCGCGCCGGCGCCGAGGGGATCAAGGTGCAGGTGGCCGGCCGCCTGAACGGCGCCGAGATCGCCCGCACCGAGGGGTACAAGGAGGGGCGCATTCCGCTCCAGACCCTGCGCGCGGACATCGACTACGCCCAGTCCACCGCCCGCACGACCTACGGGACGATCGGGGTGAAGGTCTGGGTGTTCAAGGGCGAGGTGGTCGAGAACCGGCGCGGCCGCACCTACTCGACCGACGCCTGA
- the rpmC gene encoding 50S ribosomal protein L29, producing MTDGEIQDRIEQLQEERFRLRFRSATQQLENPMLLRNLRRDISRLKTVLRERELQNQGSPR from the coding sequence ATGACCGACGGCGAGATCCAGGACCGCATCGAGCAGCTCCAGGAGGAGCGCTTCCGGCTGCGGTTCCGCTCCGCCACGCAGCAGCTGGAGAACCCCATGCTGCTGCGCAACCTCCGCCGCGACATCTCGCGCCTGAAGACGGTGCTGCGCGAGCGCGAGCTGCAGAACCAGGGGAGCCCCCGATGA
- the rplP gene encoding 50S ribosomal protein L16, whose translation MLAPKRVKYRKQMKGRMRGAATRGNYVAFGDWGLQSLEPGWISNRSIEAARIAMTRHIKRGGKVWIRIFPDKPITKKPLEVRMGKGKGNPEGWVAVVRPGRIMFELEGVEPEVAKRALQLAAAKLPVKCKIVERERTDAASAAAAAALTGQQQGGEA comes from the coding sequence ATGCTCGCACCGAAGAGAGTCAAGTACCGCAAGCAGATGAAGGGCCGCATGCGCGGCGCGGCCACGCGGGGCAACTACGTGGCGTTCGGCGACTGGGGGCTGCAGAGCCTGGAGCCCGGCTGGATCTCCAACCGCTCCATCGAGGCGGCCCGTATCGCCATGACGCGCCACATCAAGCGCGGCGGCAAGGTTTGGATCCGGATCTTCCCGGACAAGCCGATCACCAAGAAGCCGCTCGAGGTCCGCATGGGCAAGGGCAAGGGCAACCCCGAGGGATGGGTGGCCGTGGTGCGCCCGGGCCGGATCATGTTCGAGCTCGAGGGCGTGGAGCCCGAGGTGGCCAAGCGGGCGCTGCAGCTGGCCGCCGCCAAGCTTCCGGTGAAGTGCAAGATCGTGGAGCGCGAGCGCACCGACGCGGCTTCGGCCGCCGCGGCCGCCGCGCTCACCGGCCAGCAGCAGGGAGGTGAGGCGTGA
- the rplV gene encoding 50S ribosomal protein L22, translating to MKARAIARNVGMSPRKMRMVLDLIRGRGVNEAYSILKFSKKAATRPIEKTLRSAVANATQAADATGQFVDVDELVVREAYANEGPRLKRFSPRAMGRATPIIKRTTELTIVVDRKE from the coding sequence ATGAAGGCACGTGCAATCGCCCGCAACGTCGGGATGAGCCCCCGCAAGATGCGGATGGTCCTGGACCTGATCCGCGGCCGGGGCGTGAACGAGGCGTACTCGATCCTCAAGTTCTCGAAGAAGGCGGCCACCCGCCCCATCGAGAAGACCCTGCGCTCGGCCGTGGCCAACGCCACGCAGGCCGCCGACGCCACGGGCCAGTTCGTCGACGTCGACGAGCTGGTGGTGAGGGAGGCGTACGCCAACGAAGGTCCGCGGCTGAAGCGCTTTTCGCCCCGCGCCATGGGGCGGGCCACGCCCATCATCAAGCGGACCACCGAGCTCACCATCGTCGTCGACCGCAAGGAGTAG
- the rpsQ gene encoding 30S ribosomal protein S17: MSADNAVNQAETAEDRARRKTRVGIVVSDKMDKTVVVRVERRYAHPLYGKQVTRSKKYHAHDENNEYHTGDVVRITETRPLSKLKRWRVSELIERAR, encoded by the coding sequence ATGAGCGCCGACAACGCCGTGAACCAGGCGGAGACCGCCGAGGACCGCGCCCGGCGCAAGACGCGCGTGGGCATCGTGGTCTCCGACAAGATGGACAAGACCGTGGTGGTGCGCGTGGAGCGCCGCTACGCCCACCCGCTGTACGGCAAGCAGGTGACGCGCAGCAAGAAGTACCACGCCCACGACGAGAACAACGAGTACCACACCGGCGACGTGGTGCGCATCACCGAGACCCGCCCGCTCAGCAAGCTGAAGCGCTGGCGCGTGTCCGAGCTGATCGAGCGCGCCCGCTGA